From Bradyrhizobium sp. NDS-1, the proteins below share one genomic window:
- a CDS encoding GlsB/YeaQ/YmgE family stress response membrane protein produces MGIVAALIIGAIAGWLAGKIVHGAGFGLIGNIVVGIIGALVASWVLPQLHIQLATGTIGAIVDATIGAVIVLVILSLIKRV; encoded by the coding sequence ATGGGAATTGTCGCAGCGCTCATCATCGGCGCGATCGCGGGCTGGCTTGCGGGCAAGATTGTCCACGGGGCGGGATTTGGGCTGATCGGCAACATCGTTGTCGGCATCATCGGCGCGCTGGTCGCAAGCTGGGTGCTGCCCCAGCTGCACATTCAGCTCGCCACCGGCACGATCGGCGCGATCGTGGACGCCACCATCGGCGCGGTGATTGTGCTGGTCATCCTTTCGCTGATAAAACGGGTCTGA
- a CDS encoding vWA domain-containing protein, which translates to MFLQFFTSLRDAQVPVTLREYLTLVEALDADLADYSVENFYYLSRTALVKDERNLDKFDRVFGTVFKGLENLLDAMEKAEIPEEWLKKLAEKYLTEEEKKQIEAMGWDKLMETLKKRLEEQKGRHQGGNKWIGTAGTSPFGAHGYNPEGVRIGQEKNRNNRAVKVWDKREFKDLDGNVELGIRNIKVALRRLRKFARTGAPDELDLDTTIRETANHGYLDVHMRPERRNAVKLLVFFDIGGSMDAHIEQVEELFSAAKSEFKHMEYFYFHNCLYEGVWKQNKRRFTDRTPTWDVLHKYPHDYKVVFVGDASMSPYEIMVPGGSVEHVNEEPGSVWLDRIIRTYPHSVWLNPVAQKHWDYSESTTIIKRIFANRMYPITIEGLEGAMKELTH; encoded by the coding sequence ATGTTCCTGCAATTCTTCACCTCTCTGCGCGACGCGCAGGTCCCCGTGACGCTGCGCGAATACCTCACATTGGTGGAGGCGCTCGACGCCGACCTTGCGGACTACTCGGTCGAGAATTTCTACTATCTGTCGCGCACCGCGCTGGTGAAGGACGAGCGCAACCTCGACAAGTTCGACCGCGTCTTCGGCACGGTGTTCAAGGGGCTGGAAAACCTGCTCGACGCCATGGAGAAGGCGGAGATCCCCGAGGAGTGGCTGAAGAAGCTCGCCGAGAAATACCTGACCGAAGAAGAGAAGAAGCAGATCGAGGCCATGGGCTGGGACAAGCTCATGGAGACCCTGAAGAAGCGCCTCGAGGAGCAGAAGGGCCGCCACCAGGGCGGCAACAAGTGGATCGGCACGGCCGGCACCTCGCCGTTCGGCGCCCACGGCTACAATCCCGAAGGCGTGCGCATCGGCCAGGAGAAGAACCGCAACAACCGCGCCGTCAAGGTATGGGACAAACGCGAATTCAAGGACCTCGACGGCAATGTCGAGCTCGGCATCCGCAACATCAAGGTGGCGCTGCGGCGCCTGCGCAAATTCGCCCGCACCGGCGCGCCGGATGAACTCGATCTCGACACCACCATCCGCGAGACCGCCAATCACGGCTATCTCGACGTGCACATGCGGCCCGAGCGGCGCAACGCGGTGAAGCTCCTGGTGTTCTTCGACATCGGCGGCTCGATGGACGCGCATATCGAGCAGGTCGAGGAGCTGTTCTCGGCGGCGAAGAGCGAGTTCAAGCACATGGAGTATTTCTACTTCCACAACTGCCTCTATGAAGGCGTGTGGAAGCAGAACAAGCGCCGCTTCACCGACCGCACGCCGACCTGGGACGTGCTGCACAAATACCCGCACGACTACAAGGTCGTGTTCGTCGGCGACGCCTCGATGTCGCCTTACGAGATCATGGTGCCCGGCGGCTCGGTCGAGCACGTCAACGAGGAGCCCGGCTCGGTCTGGCTCGACCGCATCATCCGCACCTATCCGCATTCGGTGTGGCTGAATCCGGTCGCGCAGAAGCATTGGGACTATTCGGAATCGACCACCATCATCAAACGCATCTTCGCCAACAGGATGTACCCGATCACGATCGAGGGGCTGGAAGGTGCAATGAAGGAATTGACGCACTGA
- a CDS encoding AAA family ATPase: MKFTGTKDYVATDDLKVAVNASIVLERPLLIKGEPGTGKTVLAEEVAKALNAPLLTWHIKSTTKAQQGLYEYDAVSRLRDSQLGDSRVSDIKNYIKRGKLWEAFTAEQRPVLLIDEIDKADIEFPNDLLLELDRMEFHVYETGETIKAKQRPIMMITSNNEKELPDAFLRRCFFHYIKFPDADTMGRIVDVHFPGIKKRLVEEALRIFFEVREVPGLKKKPSTSELLDWLKLLLNEDMSVEQLRERDPRKLIPPLHGALLKNEQDVHLFERLAFLSRREV; the protein is encoded by the coding sequence ATGAAATTTACCGGCACCAAGGACTATGTTGCGACCGACGATCTCAAGGTCGCCGTCAATGCCTCGATCGTGCTCGAGCGCCCGCTGCTCATCAAGGGCGAACCCGGCACCGGCAAGACGGTGCTGGCGGAAGAAGTGGCGAAGGCGCTGAACGCGCCGCTGCTGACCTGGCACATCAAGTCCACCACCAAGGCGCAGCAGGGCCTCTACGAATATGACGCGGTGTCGCGCTTGCGCGACAGCCAGCTCGGCGATAGCCGCGTCTCCGACATCAAGAACTACATCAAGCGCGGCAAGCTGTGGGAGGCCTTCACCGCCGAGCAGCGCCCGGTGCTCCTGATCGACGAGATCGACAAGGCCGACATCGAATTCCCGAACGACTTGCTGCTCGAGCTCGACCGCATGGAATTCCATGTCTATGAGACCGGCGAGACGATCAAGGCCAAGCAGCGCCCGATCATGATGATCACCTCCAACAACGAGAAGGAGCTGCCGGACGCCTTCCTGCGCCGCTGCTTCTTCCACTACATCAAGTTCCCGGACGCCGACACGATGGGCCGCATCGTCGACGTCCACTTCCCCGGCATCAAGAAGCGCCTGGTCGAGGAAGCGCTGCGCATCTTCTTCGAGGTGCGCGAGGTGCCCGGCCTGAAGAAGAAGCCTTCCACCTCGGAGCTTCTGGACTGGCTCAAGCTGCTGCTCAACGAGGACATGAGCGTCGAGCAGCTGCGCGAACGCGATCCGCGAAAGCTGATCCCGCCGCTGCACGGGGCCCTGCTCAAGAACGAGCAGGACGTGCACCTGTTCGAGCGGCTGGCGTTCTTGAGCCGACGGGAAGTGTGA
- a CDS encoding rhodanese-like domain-containing protein — MPQNITRGIKALIDEANAEIETLNAKDAIEISKNGDVVIVDIRDPREIEREGRIPGAFACTRGMLEFWIDPQSPYAKPIFQEDKKFVFHCAGGLRSALAAKTAQDMGLKPVAHIAGGYAAWRDAGGPTEQWEPKKKG; from the coding sequence ATGCCCCAGAACATCACCCGCGGCATCAAGGCGCTGATCGACGAGGCCAATGCCGAGATCGAGACGCTCAACGCCAAGGACGCCATCGAGATCTCCAAGAACGGCGACGTCGTCATCGTCGACATCCGCGACCCCCGCGAGATCGAGCGTGAGGGGCGCATCCCCGGCGCGTTCGCCTGCACCCGCGGCATGCTCGAATTCTGGATCGATCCGCAGAGCCCGTATGCAAAGCCGATCTTCCAGGAGGACAAGAAGTTCGTCTTCCACTGTGCCGGCGGCCTGCGCTCCGCGCTCGCGGCCAAGACCGCGCAGGACATGGGATTGAAGCCCGTCGCCCACATCGCCGGCGGCTACGCCGCCTGGCGCGATGCCGGCGGGCCGACTGAGCAGTGGGAGCCGAAGAAGAAGGGGTGA